A portion of the Toxoplasma gondii ME49 chromosome VIIb, whole genome shotgun sequence genome contains these proteins:
- a CDS encoding hypothetical protein (encoded by transcript TGME49_262500): MRSFFPRERRSSLLGLRLGLTGYRENVERDPREETIERFREYEMPCVARWWVRVSFSFFDFRLHASDACMDFLESALSHGASCGVPGHNCVSSRGLGDVVSPSASREDAETPFGWRRRHAPCVSRTSTQRRAETTHAALEREPKHLDVFQPAGKNAGEPCMHQLSADGHSGIS; this comes from the coding sequence atgcgctcgttttttcctcgcgAGAGGaggtcttctcttctgggACTCAGGCTCGGACTCACAGGCTACAGGGAAAATGTGGAAAGAGATCCAAGGGAAGAAACTATTGAAAGGTTCAGGGAATATGAAATGCCTTGCGTGGCTCGCTGGTGGGTTCGCGTCTCATTTTCGTTCTTCGACTTCCGACTGCATGCCTCCGACGCGTGCATGGATTTCCTGGAAAGCGCTCTGTCGCATGGTGCGAGTTGCGGAGTTCCAGGGCACAactgcgtttcgtctcgcgGCTTGGGAGAcgtcgtgtctccttcggccTCGCGCGAAGATGCGGAGACGCCTTTCGgctggcgaagaaggcatGCACCTTGTGTGTCTCGCACTTCGACACAGCGGAGAGCGGAAACTACGCATGCGGCCTTGGAGCGAGAACCTAAACATCTGGACGTTTTCCAGCCTGCGGGGAAGAACGCGGGAGAgccatgcatgcatcaaCTGAGTGCTGATGGGCACTCTGGGATTTCCTAA
- a CDS encoding alpha/beta hydrolase, putative (encoded by transcript TGME49_262490) has protein sequence MGNALKRMVFQPPSPPTYECDASFIWLTTRRRQRIPAFFIDIGASLTIIFSHGNAEDIGMVIEYFKEVSRLWNCNFFVYDYVGYGHSTGKPSEQGVYDSVEAAFEYLTLQLGLPASSIVVYGRSLGTGASCHLASRHRLAGMILQSGLTSIHRVGLNTRFSLPGDMFCNIDKIGRVDCPVFIIHGTKDEIVPVHHGMELYNRCPLSVTPYWVEGGGHNNLELLGRRTFYENVARFLKFVRARETPGVRSGPLSSTARLVR, from the exons ATGGGGAACGCTCTGAAGCGGATGGTTTTCCAGCCGCCATCGCCGCCCACGTACGAGTGCGACGCGAGTTTCATCTGGCTCACCACTCGAAGACGCCAGCGGATTCCGGCATTCTTCATCGACAT AGGGGCAAGCCTCACCATCATCTTCAGTCACGGAAATGCAGAAGATATCGGCATGGTCATCGAGTACTTCAAGGAGGTCTCCCGCCTGTGGAACTGCAATTTCTTTGTCTACGACTATGTCG GATATGGGCACAGCACAGGGAAGCCGTCAGAGCAGGGAGTGTATGACTCAGTGGAAGCGGCGTTCGAGTATCTGACTCTTCAGCTTGGCTTGCCGGCGAGTTCGATCGTCGTGTATGGCCGTTCCCTTG GCACCGGGGCCTCCTGCCACTTGGCGTCTCGCCACCGTCTGGCGGGGATGATTCTTCAGAGCGGACTGACGTCCATCCACCGAGTGGGGCTGAACACGCGCTTTTCGCTGCCAGGAGACATGTTCTGCAACATCGACAAGATCGGGAGAGTGGACTGTCCAGTCTTCATCATTCACGGAACGAAAGACGAAATTGTTCCTGTTCACCATGGCATG GAACTGTACAATCGCTGTCCCTTGAGCGTAACTCCCTACTGGGTTGAAGGCGGTGGACACAACAACTTGGAGCTTTTGGGTCGACGAACCTTCTACGAAAATGTCGCTCGCTTCCTCAAGTTTGTTCGAGCTCGAGAGACCCCGGGTGTCCGTTCAGGTCCCCTCAGTTCCACGGCGCGTCTCGTCAGATGA
- a CDS encoding dynein light chain roadblock-type 2, putative (encoded by transcript TGME49_262480), which produces MSEVEETLNRIKTHKGVCGIVIVNSDGVPIRSTLDSQTTAQYSALISQLAAKARSVVRDLDPQTRLPFFPVFKFDCIFSCGFGLLQNDLTFLRIRSKKHEILVAPDKDYVLIVIQDPNSEQGTAN; this is translated from the exons ATG TcagaagtcgaagagacATTGAATCGCATTAAGACGCACAAGGGCGTCTGTGGAATTGTAATCGTCAACAGCGATGGCGTACCGATCAGATCCACTCTGGATAGTCAAACTACTGCCCAGTACTCGGCACTGATTTCTCAGTTAGCCGCCAAGGCTCGGTCCGTCGTCAGAGATCTTGACCCGCAG ACTCGGCTGCCGTTTTTTCCGGTGTTCAAATTCGACTGTATCTTCTCGTGTGGTTTCGGATTGCTGCAGAATGATCTGACGTTTTTGCGGATAAGGTCCAAAAAGCATGAGATTCTGGTTGCACCAGACAAAGATTACGTTCTGATTGTTATCCAAGACCCGAACTCAGAGCAAGGAACGGCAAATTGA
- a CDS encoding C protein immunoglobulin-A-binding beta antigen, putative (encoded by transcript TGME49_262470~Signal peptide predicted by SignalP 2.0 HMM (probability 0.997) with cleavage site probability 0.983 at residue 23), with protein MGRTMNCVIVAVACVVATTGVRGADVPVEAMNTPTEFEMSAPDRQTGKLSDLPPFAELPQLAEIPKLSELPKIADMPKFSDMPKMAEMPKLSDIPKMAEMPKLSDIPKMAEMPKLSDIPKMAEMPKLSDMPRMADIPQFPEMPRMVDMPQFPEIPRMADTPQFPEMPKIADMPKFPDMPNVTEMPKLADLPRLADMPSIADMPRLSDMPSIADMPRLSDMPSIADMPRLSDMPSIADMPRLSDMPSIADMPKFSSNEFMAKLPYSGDMDTVLSGLKEFFTPLSDLIKPEAASLTSLVKPSGVF; from the exons ATGGGTCGCACGATGAACTGTGTCATAGTTGCCGTAGCCTGCGTGGTTGCCACCACTGGAGTACGAG GGGCCGACGTGCCTGTAGAGGCAATGAATACCCCAACAGAATTCGAGATGAGCGCCCCAGATAGGCAAACAGGAAAGCTTTCCGATTTACCGCCATTTGCTGAGCTGCCACAGCTGGCAGAAATACCAAAGCTCTCCGAACTTCCGAAAATTGCGGACATGCCGAAGTTTTCGGATATGCCCAAGATGGCCGAGATGCCCAAGTTATCAGACATACCCAAGATGGCTGAGATGCCCAAGTTATCAGATATACCCAAGATGGCTGAGATGCCCAAGTTATCAGATATACCCAAGATGGCTGAGATGCCAAAGTTATCAGATATGCCCAGAATGGCTGACATTCCACAGTTTCCAGAGATGCCTAGGATGGTTGACATGCCTCAGTTTCCAGAAATCCCCAGGATGGCTGATACGCCGCAATTTCCGGAGATGCCCAAGATAGCTGACATGCCAAAGTTTCCAGACATGCCAAACGTCACTGAGATGCCAAAGCTTGCAGATTTGCCAAGGCTTGCTGACATGCCCAGTATTGCCGACATGCCCCGGCTCTCAGACATGCCCAGTATTGCAGACATGCCCCGGCTCTCAGACATGCCCAGTATTGCCGACATGCCCCGGCTCTCAGACATGCCCAGTATTGCCGACATGCCCCGGCTCTCAGACATGCCCAGTATTGCCGACATGCCGAAATTCTCTAGTAACGAGTTCATGGCAAAGTTACCATATTCTGGCGATATGGACACCGTCCTTTCCGGACTCAAGGAGTTTTTTACCCCGCTCTCTGACCTAATCAAGCCAGAAGCTGCTTCCCTGACAAGCCTGGTCAAGCCATCTGGAGTTTTCTGA